GTATGACCTTAAACACGTAGGAACTAAATAACTGATCCAAACAGTTATGTGTATAACTTCTAGGGATGATTCATATTAACTTAAGCACGTTTAAAATAAGATTCCTATTTCCGACGTGTCACCCATACACGCATAAAACTATTGACATGTACGACTGTACAGTCTGCTAGACTCTTCGTTTTAGATGAATGATGTGTTACCTGATCCCGATGTGGCCCGAATGATTTAGTTTTCGCAAAGAACAAAGACAAGCCGATAACGTAGTGCTAACCAGTTACAGGATGCTAGTGAACTGCTTTTGCCAGAGATTCGTTGCATGGCAACGATACGTATTTATTATTATCTGTGGAAAGCCGTTGCAGGAACAAAAGAGTTCCCGCATGTGTTTATCAACAATGTACAGCCGGCTTTTAAGTACACCGTAGTGTTCATGCAAGcttcatatatttttaaaatagtagGGCCAGTTATACCTGACTTGCATGCTAGACAAAGACATCTCAACCAACAGTCTGTAAAAATGGACTCTGGACGCTTAACCAATGTGCTTTTAAGGTAAGATTATAATTTATAATACACATTTTTGTTAAGTATTTCGTCTAATGTGAAGATGAACTGTCCTCTTTAACGtgtaaacaattttctttcttgcaaCTTGTAGTTCGTCAGTAGCTCAATAGAAATTACGTTTTCAATCACTAAATAACTGACGTCGAAACATTCTAATTAAGAATAAAGTCACTTTATGTAGTGTCTAATTACAACAGTTTCCATTTTCTGTTGTAAACAGCTTTAAATGCTATGTATTTAAACGGTTCTCAGTTCTGATTCAGGCTATTATAAATTCCGAATCAGAAGTTGTTACAATATTATTAGATGAACACGTGCAGTTCATCATCGCACTGACTGATTAGTATGCCTGCAGTATTCATCACGAATGTTTTACCGAAGAGAGGAGGCCGCCAACGCTTCGCCGTGAGTCACCGTTGATGTAGTTCGCAAAGCCACCTGCAGATGGCAGGATGTACAACGGCTAGGTTGTGGCGCCACGCGTGGCTATTTAGAGAACTAGCTGTGGTTGTTCTACTTTGCGTAGGTTAACCGGTATCTGGTTTTATGTTAGCGTTTACTGGCGATCGTTTATCAATTTTACACGACGAAAGAGTGGGCGAATACGCTTTAGAAGCAAATGAagtcttcctgtttcattcatgtGACATAAATGAGTAATTTTTgtctataaataaaatataatgataGCATCTTTCCGCTAAGCAATATCTTGGTGgcttattttctttttcatctaTTTCGTACATGGAGATTGTTTACTTTTGTATGCAGACCTGTCAATCTTGCTTGCCAAATTACTACGCCCTTTCTGTACTGCGTGTGATAGAATAGTATTAAGACATACTTTGTGAATTGCTTACGACTTGTCAAACAAAAAAGTGCTATTGAATTCCGCTAGTAAGTGCCGACACGTTTTTGCGCTCAGGGAAACGGCGGTTGGCCGCGCGGGGAAGTTTCAGCGGTTAGCAGCACTGCGGCGGGCGTCACGGCAGCCGGCTAGGCAACGATCCGCAGTCTGCGAGCGCTTCGCCTGCATGCTGGTTAGTTGGTTGAACACTGTTGCCAAGTACGTGATGAGTGCTGCATCGCAGAAGCCACGCGTCATATTCGTGCTGGGCAGTCCGGGCTCAGGAAAAGGCACGCAGTGCAAGAATATCGTGAGCGAGTTCGGGTATGTTCACCTGTCAGCTGGAGACCTGCTGCGAGCGGAGCGTACGAAACCGGGTTCGCAGTACGGAGAACTTATAGAGACACACATTCGCAATGGTACAATCGTACCCGTTGCGATCACATGTAAACTGCTGGAGAATGCGATGGTGGAATCGAGCTCCAACAAGTTCTTAATCGATGGTTTCCCACGTAATCAAGAGAACCTAGACGGGTGGACGGCGAACATGGCGGATCGCGTTCAGCTGCTTGGAGTGCTGTTCCTAGATTGTCCGCAGGAAGTCAGTACGCAGAGATGCCTGGCGCGTGGAATGGGGCGGTCCGACGACAACGAGGAATCTCTAAGGAAGAGGTTTGTCACGTACATGAATGATACGTTGCCCGTAGTTAAACATTACGAGCAGCAAAACCTTGTGCATCGCGTAGACTCTGTCAAACCGGCGGAGCAGGTGTTTGAGGACGTAAAGAAAGTGATTTTAGAACTAGAGGCAAAGGCATAATTCGCAGTATTGGTATCTCGTGTGCCATAAGTTTTATATTTCAACATTACATATTGATACTAAGACGGCAGTATTCTTAAATTCCTGTGATCCTGCAACCACCAACAGCATGTCCCAGGTGAATTTTAATTGGCAAATGCCACCAAAACGTTTGTTAATGTACACAAGGCATTTATATTTGTTTCGTGTTTGTCCTTTTTACATTCTTACTGAAGGTTCATTAAAAATGaataatgattatttaaatatatagATAGGATTCACGGATGGTATGTATAATGTTTTAGTTGTTTGGGCATGGGCAAAAGGGATTAAATTTATTCATTTTCTATTCGCCATACATGCTGCATTCGCATTTGCGTATGACGGTCAGATGTAATTAGCTTGAAGGCTCATGTCAGAGTAGAAACAGGTACGAAATCAGTAGACAGCGAGTTTTATAAAAATCTAATTTGCGCAGTATGTTGTCTGAATGTTCTTTGTGTTATGTGTATCAATATATTATTTAACAAGTGTCACTGCTTGAGGAACATCCCTAACTGTGTAACATGTTTGTGATctaaatagtttatttatttccttcaaaTTCCCAAGT
This DNA window, taken from Schistocerca piceifrons isolate TAMUIC-IGC-003096 chromosome 4, iqSchPice1.1, whole genome shotgun sequence, encodes the following:
- the LOC124795144 gene encoding UMP-CMP kinase 1, with protein sequence MLAFTGDRLSILHDERVGEYALEANEVFLFHSCDINEETAVGRAGKFQRLAALRRASRQPARQRSAVCERFACMLVSWLNTVAKYVMSAASQKPRVIFVLGSPGSGKGTQCKNIVSEFGYVHLSAGDLLRAERTKPGSQYGELIETHIRNGTIVPVAITCKLLENAMVESSSNKFLIDGFPRNQENLDGWTANMADRVQLLGVLFLDCPQEVSTQRCLARGMGRSDDNEESLRKRFVTYMNDTLPVVKHYEQQNLVHRVDSVKPAEQVFEDVKKVILELEAKA